A genomic segment from Sparus aurata chromosome 10, fSpaAur1.1, whole genome shotgun sequence encodes:
- the focad gene encoding focadhesin — MMEGLKIRFDFPSPVIQAQTVRNLVSAVLKEKGPNGQITQSSVQGPALEALWQQCCSDYALVRSACCDALVLLVDQGHADLNYVLNSVLNLLPSARNVQGLIKVIGRLLQMQADQRDRETHFTCPYSIRSSPHPYITALENRVDCWSALLLEIDDFIQQAADRNEPAYITMLVPFLRYLYCEPQRQPQHTILRHSLLGVLLPACPGAGSVLHNKDEDKTSPVHDSLLNCLCQLVPHMQVDSVEAVLELCGFISTLLQGLVLASEEHWRTERVGLLLQLLCACQRCLSLNGDCRPLLSLLQKLLPICQQELPLDELLVGVALLLLEAPAAQQNGLLSLALNLVREQAELSPWLSPVLVLPVLQLLSCSSLTEPLAERRTHSLIQELAHRLLRSISRETDKPRQSSPPLALPLSTWYNEISVALSILRKLANDPAAAADWLLSVSSALSSSQGQLCSLTLIVTYLIITGQEDVCQLALNASLAIAAADPCQVPSLIPVLLFKLGKEKNPGQAHAVLNCLPNLGTHKLCVPMVLQTLHMLASAPKLRAVAMRLMTALWKKQDRVYPELQHLLGQQDSRVVLGRDTQWEQILARAACLRDICRERPYQHGGDMLAAITLTLNQCTRPDMATPAALALQGLQELCRTEVVDIVSTWRSLGPELSCDSRPLIVKAIAELLALVPQLTAKSEEYEKLKEEVVSFLWNYAVSKDPEVASCGYRALANFPEAAHTINLLPEAARPATKLPENEEDPEEKEKEEEEKDLCIPGSSYVKLMALTPASVLPAFDSFLTSLVRQEMSQMPRGVYFSALRGGNLRSDQGKTVAGIPSFMLKTYEKNKQPGLKPGLAAGLLLCYELPVQTDRDGRPIDRFLISRSRSYQQTLTALIHEVNIQPSEWHRALFLPQAWRGFMSRAFHAVLQGRRADLEMQQKQGKENPQELQYKQHCAWLWARDQLAEVIKAATKDSPVVQGNSILALSGLAAALAKYESNLPADSDGSLGAGPEFVPTASWLAMVLNTLLSISSSSYKARGQVFPWFLHRSYSGENTASAIARSCASLALSLLVPVLVVWHKDDLVQVLSVLQAGLPGTPTADDSQAVQFHSGLALGMVLSSLQHQRLSDVLVQKDTDLLFSSLEALESCSFNPNLEYKTGCVLGLALVLAALCSSGQTDQHIHVTQTLDKLLSNLQESTGHGRMLQEVLAYSVACVGVSAFSGGLIDAAKAEEVMNTLRTLTEESQQTPGFSLALGLVVHGLSMSGHGKAEDIQPRLLAAWIKILLAEGCPTMQRLAAINGLVAIVGSESYLVQLKSELELSSQQQSRLNEVIRAITQVIAFSGAIGLQSNSACLVGHLHLAHMSTSHSHTAVPQDFSYLSEKSVIRSIIDFLTEAGKKGPEFSHPAVVKTALTPLASVGASFQYPPINWSAVLSPLMRLSFGEDVQHQCVVLAACQAQSSQSASLFLGSWLSPPLVHSLSPQTRAHLYENLGLWMKHVAEDKLQVHVESLGLQQFQEDLRPQRLSLCRSLLRGLNQAMALPNPPNNCWTILCSTTEKIFTLLPNHIQDNEVDFYVGIAKCLSEMSDSEIDRIAQVTEAGMEKACFILAYLTSQGRVPLLGLNDIIAGVLRGWPSQRVGWILLQTFYQCRLATSSNTGVSKRMEWLLELMGHIRNVAYGATPVICGDTKLATDFLFQVFAAAVVSWGDHFMPLLLGIRAQWSPWQPDSKPEAIQHSLYGEESLTEHTLPQCLLGMSNSLALLLNKEPWSSQTHKFIDWLLSITEGPEQCLSATTISTAKAALLALKSSAEFKKKAVWTRAYGW, encoded by the exons AAATGAACCAGCCTACATCACCATGCTGGTACCCTTCCTGCGATACCTTTACTGTGAACCTCAGAGACAACCCCAGCACACCATCCTGCGACACAGTCTCCTTGGGGTGCTGCTGCCTGCATGTCCAGGAGCTGGATCTGTGCTCCATAACAAGGACGAGGATAAGACTTCACCAGTGCATGACAGCCTGCTGAACTGCCTCTGTCAGCTGGTGCCACATATGCAG GTGGACAGTGTCGAGGCGGTACTGGAGCTGTGTGGATTCATCAGCACTCTTCTTCAGGGTCTCGTCTTGGCCTCTGAGGAGCACTGGAGGACTGAGAGAGTTGGGCTGCTTCTACAGCTGCTCTGTGCCTGTCAGCGCTGCCTAAGCTTAAATGGAGACTGTCGACCTCTTCTCAGCTTATTACAGAAGCTCCTGCCTATCTGCCAACAG GAGCTGCCATTGGACGAGCTATTGGTGGGCGTAGCCCTGCTCCTGCTGGAGGCCCCTGCAGCTCAGCAGAATGGCCTGCTTTCTTTGG cACTGAATTTAGTCCGTGAGCAGGCTGAGTTGTCGCCCTGGTTGAGTCCAGTCCTGGTTCTTCCTGTGCTGCAGCTCTTGTCCTGCTccagcctcacagagccactGGCTGAGCGGCGGACGCACAGCCTCATCCAAGAGCTGGCCCACAGACTGCTCCGCAGcatcagcagagagacagataaaCCCAGACAG TCCAGTCCACCATTGGCACTTCCTCTCAGTACCTGGTACAATGAGATCAGCGTGGCTCTATCCATACTGCGTAAATTGGCAAatgatccagcagcagcagcggattGGCTTTTGTCCGTCAGCTCGGCCCTGTCATCAAGCCAGGGCCAGCTCTGCTCCCTCACCCTCATTGTGACCTATCTCATCATCACGGGTCAGGAGGATGTCTGCCAGCTGGCTCTGAACGCTAGCCTGGCCATCGCTGCAGCTGACCCCTGCCAG gtcccCTCCCTGATTCCTGTTCTGTTGTTCAAACTGGGGAAAGAAAAGAATCCAGGCCAGGCTCATGCTGTGTTGAACTGCCTGCCAAACCTCGGGACTCACAAG CTCTGTGTTCCCATGGTGCTGCAGACTCTCCACATGCTGGCCAGTGCGCCCAAGCTGAGAGCAGTGGCAATGCGTCTCATGACTGCTCTTTGGAAGAAACAG GATCGAGTCTACCCAGAGCTGCAGCATCTGCTGGGCCAACAGGACAGTAGGGTGGTGTTGGGGAGGGACACCCAGTGGGAGCAGATCCTGGCAAGGGCCGCCTGTCTCAGGGACATCTGCAGAGAGAG GCCTTACCAGCATGGTGGCGACATGTTGGCTGCCATTACACTGACTCTGAACCAGTGCACCAGACCAGACATGGCAACCCCTGCTGCTCTCGCCCTGCAAGGACTACAGGAGCTGTGCCGGACCGAg GTAGTGGATATCGTCTCAACATGGAGAAGTCTTGGGCCAGAGCTGAGCTGTGACTCCCGTCCACTGATTGTTAAAGCCATTGCTGAACTTCTGGCTCTGGTTCCACAGCTCACTGCCAAGTCAGAGGAGTATGAG AAACTGAAAGAGGAGGTGGTCAGCTTTCTCTGGAATTATGCTGTAagcaag GATCCAGAGGTGGCCAGCTGTGGCTACAGGGCTTTGGCAAATTTTCCTGAAGCGGCCCACACAATAAATCTCCTTCCCGAGGCA GCCAGACCAGCCACAAAGCTCCCTGAAAATGAGGAGGAtccagaggagaaggagaaagaagaggaagagaaggatcTCTGCATCCCGGGTTCATCTTATGTGAAGCTGATGGCTCTCACACCCGCATCTGTCCTACCAG CCTTTGACAGCTTCCTCACCTCACTGGTGAGGCAGGAGATGAGCCAGATGCCGAGGGGGGTATACTTCTCAGCCCTGAGAGGAGGAAACCTGCGTTCAGACCAGGGTAAAACCGTGGCAGGGATTCCATCGTTCATGCTGAAAACCTACGAGAAAAACAAGCAGCCTGGGCTGAAGCCCGGACTAGCAG cTGGGCTGCTGCTCTGTTACGAGCTGCCTGTGCAGACGGATCGTGATGGCAGACCAATTGATCGTTTCCTCATAAGCCGCAGCCGCAGCTACCAGCAGACCTTGACAGCCCTCATTCATGAA GTGAACATTCAGCCATCTGAATGGCACCGTGCCCTCTTCCTGCCTCAGGCCTGGCGAGGCTTCATGAGCCGAGCTTTCCACGCTGTCCTACAG ggtcGACGTGCTGATTTGGAGATGCAGCAGAAACAGGGCAAAGAGAACCCACAGGAGCTGCAGTACAAACAACACTGTGCCTGGCTGTG GGCCAGAGATCAGCTGGCAGAGGTCATCAAAGCCGCGACAAA ggACAGTCCTGTTGTTCAGGGGAACTCCATCTTGGCTCTGAGCGGCCTGGCTGCTGCCCTCGCTAAATATGAGAGCAACCTGCCTGCTGATAGTGATGGCAGCCTCGGG GCTGGACCAGAATTTGTACCCACAGCCAGCTGGTTGGCCATGGTTCTCAACACCCTgctcagcatcagcagcagtaGCTACAAGGCCAGAGGGCAGGTTTTCCCATGGTTCCTCCAT CGCTCCTACTCTGGTGAGAACACAGCAAGTGCCATAGCTCGCTCCTGTGCCAGCCTGGCCTTGTCCCTGCTGGTCccggtgctggtggtgtggcACAAGGATGATCTGGTCCAGGTCCTGTCAGTGCTGCAGGCCGGCCTGCCGGGCACCCCCACCGCTGATGACTCCCAGGCTGTCCAGTTCCACTCTGGTCTTGCGCTCGGCATGGTGCTTTCCAGTCTGCAGCATCAGCGTCTCAG TGATGTCTTGGTTCAGAAGGACACTGATCTTCTCTTCAGCTCCTTGGAAGCTCTGGAAAGCTGCTCCTTCAACCCCAACCTGGAATACAA AACTGGCTGTGTGTTGGGTCTGGCTCTGGTGCTCGCAGCTCTCTGCAGTAGTGGACAGACGGACCAACATATCCACGTCACCCAAACACTGGACAAACTACTGTCCAACCTGCAGGAGAGCACTGGGCATGGACGCATGCTGCAGGAG GTCTTGGCTTACTCTGTGGCATGTGTGGGCGTCTCAGCCTTCAGTGGAGGCCTTATAGATGCTGCCAAGGCTGAGGAAGTAATGAACACCCTGCGCACCCTGACCGAGGAGAGCCAGCAG ACTCCAGGCTTCTCCCTGGCTCTAGGGTTGGTTGTCCATGGCCTTTCAATGTCTGGCCACGGTAAAGCAGAGGACATCCAACCTCGCTTGCTGGCTGCTTGGATCAAGATCTTACTGGCCGAG ggTTGTCCCACCATGCAGCGACTGGCTGCCATCAACGGCCTGGTGGCTATAGTTGGATCAGAGAGTTACCTCGTTCAG CTAAAGAGTGAGCTGGAGCTCTCCtcccagcagcagagcaggcTGAACGAGGTTATTCGAGCCATCACACAG GTCATAGCATTCTCAGGAGCCATTGGTTTGCAGTCCAACAGTGCTTGTTTGGTGGGTCATTTGCATTTGGCCCATATGTCCACCAGTCACAGTCACACAGCAG TTCCTCAGGATTTCAGTTACCTCTCAGAGAAAAGTGTCATCAGATCCATCATTGACTTCCTCACAGAGGcaggaaaaaaag GTCCAGAGTTTTCCCATCCAGCCGTGGTTAAGACTGCCCTGACCCCCCTGGCATCAGTTGGAGCCAGCTTCCAGTACCCACCCATCAACTGGAGTGCTGTCCTGTCTCCTCTGATGAGACTCAGCTTCG GAGAGGATGTACAGCATCAGTGTGTCGTGCTGGCAGCGTGTCAAGCTCAATCCTCTCAGAGTGCTTCTCTTTTTCTGGGCTCCTGGCTGTCACCGCCCCTTGTGCACAGTCTCAGT ccCCAGACTCGGGCTCACCTATATGAGAACTTGGGCCTGTGGATGAAGCATGTTGCTGAGGACAAGCTCCAGGTCCATGTGGAGAGTCTGGGTCTGCAGCAGTTCCAAGAGGACCTTCGTCCCCAGCGTCTGTCTTTGTGCCGCTCCCTACTTCGGGGCCTCAATCAGGCCATGGCCCTCCCAAACCCCCCCAACAACTGCTGGACCATCCTCTGCTCCACCAccgagaagatcttcaccctcCTGCCAAACCACATCCAG GATAATGAAGTGGATTTCTATGTGGGAATCGCCAAATGTCTGTCTGAGATGTCTGATTCAGAGATTGACCGAATCGCTCAAGTTACAGAG GCTGGGATGGAGAAGGCCTGCTTCATCCTGGCTTACTTGACCTCCCAGGGCAGAGTTCCTCTCCTGGGTCTTAATGATATCATTGCTGGTGTGCTTCGTGGTTGGCCAAGCCAAAGAGTTGGCTGGATCCTCCTGCAGACATTTTACCAGTGTCGCCTGGCCACCAGCTCCAACACAG GCGTTTCCAAACGGATGGAGTGGCTCCTGGAGCTGATGGGCCACATCCGAAATGTTGCCTATGGGGCAACTCCTGTCATATGTGGAGACACCAAACTG gCCACAGATTTCCTGTTTCAGgtttttgctgctgctgtagttTCCTGGGGTGACCACTTCATGCCCCTCCTTCTTGGCATTAGGGCTCAGTGGTCCCCGTGGCAGCCCGACTCAAAGCCCGAAGCAATACAACACAGTCTTTACGGTGAGGAGTCACTCACTGAACACACCCTGCCGCAGTGCCTGCTGGGAATGTCCAACAGCCTGGCTCTGCTTCTGAACAAAGAGCCCTGGAGCAGCCAGACACACAAG ttcatAGACTGGCTTCTCAGCATCACAGAAGGTCCTGAACAGTGCCTGTCAGCCACGACCATCAGCACAGCCAAAG CTGCCCTGCTGGCCCTGAAGTCCTCTGCTGAGTTCAAGAAGAAAGCTGTGTGGACCAGAGCTTACGGATGGTAG